The genomic region GTACACGCGCTCGCCGGGCGCGCTCAGCAGCCGGGCGCGCTGCACCATCTCGTCGAGCCGGGACAGCGCCCGCTCCATCTCGCCCTCGCGCCGGATGATGCCGACCAGGTCGTTCATCGTGTCCTGGAGCTCGCCGTGCAGGGTGTACGGGTTCTCGCCGTCGCCCTGCTTGAGCAGGGCCAGCGCCGCCGAGACCGCCCGGGACGCGGCCTCGTCCAGCACCTCGCCCGGCGCCCGCGCGTCCAGCCCGTCGACGTAGGCGGCGGCGCCCAGACCGGCGCGGCGGCCGAACACCAACAGGTCCGACAGCGAGTTGCCGCCGAGCCGGTTGGACCCGTGCATGCCGCCCGCCACCTCGCCGGCGGCGAACAGCCCGGGCACGTCCGAGGCGGCGGTGTCGGCGTCCACCCGCACCCCGCCCATCACGTAGTGGCAGGTCGGGCCCACCTCCATCGGCTCCGCGGTGATGTCCACGTCCGCCAGCTCCTTGAACTGGTGGTGCATGGACGGCAGCCGCCGCCGGATCTCCTCGGCGGGCATGCGCGTGGACACGTCCAGGAACACCCCGCCGTGCGGCGACCCCCGACCGGCCTTGACCTCGGAGTTGATCGCCCTGGCCACCTCGTCGCGGGGGAGCAGCTCCGGCGGCCTGCGGTGCCCCGACGGGTCGGTGTACCAGCCGTCGGCCTCCTCCTCCGACTCCGCGTACTGCGCGCGGAACACGTCCGGCACGTAGTCGAACATGAAGCGGCGCCCCTCGGAGTTGCGCAGGACGCCGCCGTCCCCGCGCACCGACTCCGTGACGAGGATGCCCTTGACCGACGGCGGCCAGACCATGCCCGTGGGGTGGAACTGCACGAACTCCATGTTGATCAGGCCCGCCCCGGCCCGCAGCGCCAACGCGTGGCCGTCGCCCGTGTACTCCCACGAGTTGGACGTGGTCCGGAACGCCTTGCCGATGCCGCCGGTGGCCAGGACGACCGCCGGTGCCTCGAACAGCACGAACCCGCCGTCGGCCCGGCGGTAGCCGAACGCCCCGGCCACCGCTCCGGAGGCGTCGGTGACCAGTTCGGTGACCGCGGTCTCGGCGAAGACCCGCAGCATCGCGTCGGGGTCGCCCGTCTCGGCGGCGTCGGCCTGCTGGAGGGCCACGATCCGCTGTTGCAGCGTGCGGATCATCTCCAGGCCGGTCCGGTCGCCCACGTGGGCGAGCCGGGGGTACTCGTGGCCGCCGAAGTTGCGCTGGCTGATCCGCCCGTCGGGGGTGCGGTCGAACAGCGCCCCCCAGTACTCCAGCTCCAGGATGCGCTCGGGAGCCTCACGGGCGTGCAGTTCGGCCATCCGCGGGTCGTTGAGGAACTTGCCGCCGCGGATGGTGTCGCGAAAGTGCACGGTCCAGGTGTCGTCGGCGTTGGCGTTGCCCAGCGCGGCCGCCGCGCCGCCCTCGGCCATGACCGTGTGCGCCTTGCCGAACAGCGACTTCGAGATGACGGCCGTCCGCTTTCCCTGCTCGCGGGCGGCGATGGCGGCGCGGAGCCCGGCTCCGCCCGCCCCGATCACCACGACGTCGTAGGAGTAGCGGGTGATGTCCGGTTCCGTGGTGGGGGGCATGTCTGGCTGGTGTCCTTCCCCGGTGCTCAGTTGAGGATCCTCAGGTCGGTGATGGTGCCGCTGGCGACCAGCGCGATGTAGGCGTCGGTGGTCATCAGGGAGGCGATGCTCAACCACCCGAACCACATGTGCCGGTTGTTGAGCACCGACAGCCGCGACCACAGCCAGTACCGGACGGGGTGGCGGCCGAAGCTGCGCAGGCGTCCGCCGAAGACGTGGCGGCAGGAGTGGCAGCTCAGCGTGTAGCCCCACAGGAGCACCACGTTGGCCAGCATGACGAGGTTGCCGACCCCGATCCCGAACCCGCCGTCGGTGCCGTGGAAGTAGGCGACGGCCATGTCCCAGGTGTTGATCACCGTGATGACGAAGGCCGCGTAGAAGAAGTACCGGTGGCCGTTCTGCGGCAGCATCAGCGGACGGGTCTCGCCGGTGTAGGACCGGTGCGGCTCGCGCACGGCGCACGCGGTGGGCGCCTGCCAGATCGAGCGGTAGTAGGCCTTGCGGTAGTAGTAGCAGGTCACCCGGAACAGCAGCAG from Nocardiopsis aegyptia harbors:
- a CDS encoding fumarate reductase/succinate dehydrogenase flavoprotein subunit, with amino-acid sequence MPPTTEPDITRYSYDVVVIGAGGAGLRAAIAAREQGKRTAVISKSLFGKAHTVMAEGGAAAALGNANADDTWTVHFRDTIRGGKFLNDPRMAELHAREAPERILELEYWGALFDRTPDGRISQRNFGGHEYPRLAHVGDRTGLEMIRTLQQRIVALQQADAAETGDPDAMLRVFAETAVTELVTDASGAVAGAFGYRRADGGFVLFEAPAVVLATGGIGKAFRTTSNSWEYTGDGHALALRAGAGLINMEFVQFHPTGMVWPPSVKGILVTESVRGDGGVLRNSEGRRFMFDYVPDVFRAQYAESEEEADGWYTDPSGHRRPPELLPRDEVARAINSEVKAGRGSPHGGVFLDVSTRMPAEEIRRRLPSMHHQFKELADVDITAEPMEVGPTCHYVMGGVRVDADTAASDVPGLFAAGEVAGGMHGSNRLGGNSLSDLLVFGRRAGLGAAAYVDGLDARAPGEVLDEAASRAVSAALALLKQGDGENPYTLHGELQDTMNDLVGIIRREGEMERALSRLDEMVQRARLLSAPGERVYNPGWHLALALPNMLLVSRAITRAALERTESRGGHTRDDHPDMSPEWRRVNLEVRVGRDGDVELSRRPVADIPAGLLSGFGNDELAKYLTKEELPQEVAAEAAREPGGTAPASADAEPGAVGGEGPGEVPGEGPGTAAASTGTVDTAEEAGGTSERVASGRPGGPDGVEGADGTDGADDRNGTGDTDGSTEEDRS